In the genome of Drosophila subpulchrella strain 33 F10 #4 breed RU33 chromosome 2L, RU_Dsub_v1.1 Primary Assembly, whole genome shotgun sequence, one region contains:
- the LOC119546423 gene encoding uncharacterized protein LOC119546423 isoform X1 yields the protein MLCTMFTTLLILIVGSTTILATDYILLIDDPDIYTTCKEGPPGFQGLNDAFDTSEMLIDVDPDGIHVSGNVTSRWSMSRTDRISARMSVLHYNRGSWEPTVFNSLTPDFCTAMFDPNQFWFKYWFKNFANREEMQEKCFSTAGTVLVYNPFTVVPRLNNVMGAPLKGRYKVVVLFEAFDERNQRRPSPVCFEVTGEIEKVKN from the exons ATGTTGTGCACAATGTTCACAACCCTGCTGATTCTCATTGTGGGCTCGACCACAATTTTGGCCACAGACTATATCCTACTGATTGATGATCCGGACATATACACAACGTGCAAGGAAGGACCACCCGGCTTCCAAGGACTGAACGATGCCTTCGATACAAGTGAAATGTTGATTGATGTAGACCCCGACGGGATTCATGTTTCGGGGAATGTTACATCCAGATGGAGTATGTCTCGCACAGATCGAATTTCA GCCAGAATGAGCGTGTTGCACTACAACCGCGGTAGTTGGGAACCGACAGTATTTAACTCCCTTACGCCGGATTTCTGCACCGCAATGTTTGATCCGAACCAGTTTTGGTTTAAGTACTGGTTCAAAAATTTTGCAAACCGTGAAGAAATGCAAGAGAAGTGCTTCTCAACGGCAGGT ACTGTTTTAGTGTATAACCCGTTCACCGTGGTTCCGCGACTAAATAACGTCATGGGGGCTCCTTTAAAAGGACGGTATAAGGTTGTGGTATTGTTTGAAGCATTCGACGAAAGGAACCAACGAAGACCATCGCCCGTATGCTTTGAGGTCACAGGCGAAATTGAGAAAGTAAAGAATTAA
- the LOC119546299 gene encoding uncharacterized protein LOC119546299, translating into MFTTLLFLVVGSTTILATDYLLLMDDPDIYTTCKEGPPGSQGLNEAFDISAMSVDMDPDGIHVSGNITSKWDLPRTDRLTVRMSVLHHNRGSWEPTVFNSYTPDFCATMFDPNQYWFKYWFKNFENREEIQEKCLATPGTVLMYNPFTVVPQINNVMGPSLKGRYKVVFLFEAFNEKDERRPSSVCFEITGEAEKIKK; encoded by the exons ATGTTTACTACCCTGCTGTTTCTCGTTGTGGGCTCGACCACAATCTTGGCCACAGACTACCTTCTGCTGATGGATGATCCGGACATATACACGACGTGCAAGGAAGGACCCCCCGGTTCCCAAGGACTCAACGAAGCCTTCGACATAAGCGCAATGTCTGTTGATATGGACCCCGATGGGATTCATGTTTCGGGAAATATTACATCCAAATGGGATTTACCGCGCACAGATCGACTTACT GTCAGGATGAGTGTGTTGCACCATAATCGCGGTAGTTGGGAGCCGACAGTATTTAACAGCTACACACCGGACTTCTGCGCCACCATGTTTGATCCGAATCAGTACTGGTTTAAGTACTGGttcaaaaattttgaaaacCGGGAGGAGATTCAGGAGAAGTGCCTCGCGACACCCGGT ACTGTACTGATGTATAACCCCTTTACTGTGGTCCCGCAAATAAACAACGTGATGGGTCCTTCTCTCAAAGGACGCTATAAAGTGGTGTTCTTGTTCGAAGCATTTAACGAAAAGGACGAACGACGACCGTCATCGGTGTGCTTTGAAATCACAGGCGAAGCAGAAAAGATCAAGAAATAA
- the LOC119546302 gene encoding uncharacterized protein LOC119546302 → MWAILLILAVNLVSAWATDYNLLVEDPDVYSPCTDGPPGSISVNEAFNMDNMVFDQDEDGIHISGNATVKWSLPRTDRLSARFSVMHHTRGTWEPTVISQVTRDFCAVFYHKDQYWYKYWFQNAANLEEIKKNCLASKDTVMIFNPFIMHLRLNNINGASFRGRYKAVFHIEAFDENNKRRPTSLCFEFRGEIEKVKD, encoded by the exons ATGTGGGCGATTCTTCTAATTCTAGCTGTGAACTTAGTCAGCGCTTGGGCGACGGACTATAATTTGCTGGTCGAGGATCCCGATGTCTATTCCCCGTGTACTGATGGGCCGCCTGGTTCGATTAGCGTCAACGAAGCCTTTAATATGGACAATATGGTTTTCGATCAGGACGAAGATGGCATTCATATCTCAGGGAATGCCACAGTTAAATGGAGCCTTCCGCGCACCGATCGCCTTTCC GCCCGTTTTAGTGTTATGCATCACACCCGGGGCACCTGGGAGCCGACTGTTATAAGCCAGGTCACTCGGGACTTTTGTGCCGTCTTCTACCACAAGGATCAGTACTGGTATAAGTACTGGTTCCAAAACGCTGCCAACCTAGAGGAGATAAAAAAGAACTGCCTCGCATCAAAAGAT acCGTGATGATATTCAATCCGTTTATCATGCACTTGCGATTAAATAACATCAATGGAGCTTCTTTTCGCGGTCGCTATAAAGCGGTGTTCCACATTGAAGCTTTTGACGAAAACAACAAAAGGCGCCCGACATCCCTGTGTTTCGAGTTCAGGGGAGAAATTGAAAAAGTAAAAGACTAA
- the LOC119546423 gene encoding uncharacterized protein LOC119546423 isoform X2 yields the protein MLIDVDPDGIHVSGNVTSRWSMSRTDRISARMSVLHYNRGSWEPTVFNSLTPDFCTAMFDPNQFWFKYWFKNFANREEMQEKCFSTAGTVLVYNPFTVVPRLNNVMGAPLKGRYKVVVLFEAFDERNQRRPSPVCFEVTGEIEKVKN from the exons ATGTTGATTGATGTAGACCCCGACGGGATTCATGTTTCGGGGAATGTTACATCCAGATGGAGTATGTCTCGCACAGATCGAATTTCA GCCAGAATGAGCGTGTTGCACTACAACCGCGGTAGTTGGGAACCGACAGTATTTAACTCCCTTACGCCGGATTTCTGCACCGCAATGTTTGATCCGAACCAGTTTTGGTTTAAGTACTGGTTCAAAAATTTTGCAAACCGTGAAGAAATGCAAGAGAAGTGCTTCTCAACGGCAGGT ACTGTTTTAGTGTATAACCCGTTCACCGTGGTTCCGCGACTAAATAACGTCATGGGGGCTCCTTTAAAAGGACGGTATAAGGTTGTGGTATTGTTTGAAGCATTCGACGAAAGGAACCAACGAAGACCATCGCCCGTATGCTTTGAGGTCACAGGCGAAATTGAGAAAGTAAAGAATTAA
- the LOC119547078 gene encoding uncharacterized protein LOC119547078, with translation MTDKKHFKMAPANPIPPRQGVEQKKYTPQEYREKINSLFPLPPRPADMCHDEFVKKLLEPYVLEAKKEIRAVKMTKDSDSSSSEDPNEAFRAKMYKTDYSARASVYMARATLGARISGKSILSPQQRDSAAMTTQMFKVRFANLISDFRNVCIIYQLLQLQEILNVMREYPPAGTNPNDTIFSWSYKKNLKRFEQQTNTVYVDILEKNKTEATLDDLKFYVDLGELIGLVQALLDDVIKDRDLCAAHGFMELLKDTQVDIDKLIAVPYETIMAEHDSLVEENEKKNRVGKFHNPKLAAKQRILNKERFQIDFMSPIESRYRINWTRDNVEQGQYVDYLRCKVLSDELDKIEDLTRKDSHVWRSCHLEYVTLIEQYKNRINMVQQAYDDDMETAENMLQVTITKVNKCKDDLRSYKEKVEDFHVKIQEVRDKIAKEAEKERARLSAARASKRMSRILARQKEEKKAAAKQAKLEKRLARRNKTEEPAPTT, from the exons ATGACGGACAAGAAACACTTTAAAATGGCACCTGCTAACCCTATTCCTCCCCGGCAAGGCGTTGAACAAAAAAAGTACACGCCACAGGAGTACAGGGAGAAGATCAATAGCTTGTTTCCGCTTCCGCCAAGGCCTGCAGATATGTGTCACGATGAGTTCGTTAAGAAACTCCTGGAGCCATATGTATTAGAGGCCAAAAAGGAGATTCGAGCCGTTAAGATGACCAAAGATTCCGATAGCAGCTCCAGTGAGGATCCGAACGAAGCCTTCCGGGCGAAGATGTATAAGACGGACTACTCGGCTCGAGCTTCTGTCTATATGGCCAGGGCAACTCTTGGGGCCAGGATAAGTGGCAAGTCGATTCTGAGTCCCCAGCAACGCGATTCAGCGGCCATGACGACCCAAATGTTCAAGGTGCGCTTTGCCAATCTGATATCCGACTTCCGGAACGTGTGCATCATCTACCAGCTGCTGCAACTGCAGGAGATCCTCAACGTGATGCGAGAATATCCACCGGCTGGCACCAATCCCAATGACACCATCTTCAGCTGGTCCTACAAAAAGAATCTTAAACGTTTCGAACAGCAAACAAACACCGTGTATGTGGATATTCTGGAGAAGAATAAAACCGAGGCCACGCTCGATGACCTCAAGTTCTATGTAGACTTGGGGGAACTAATTGGTCTGGTGCAAGCCCTGCTTGACGATGTGATCAAGGATCGCGATCTTTGTGCCGCTCATGGCTTTATGGAACTTCTCAA AGACACCCAAGTGGACATCGATAAGCTTATTGCCGTGCCCTACGAGACAATAATGGCCGAACACGACTCTTTAGTCGAGGAGAATGAGAAGAAGAATCGCGTTGGAAAATTTCACAATCCCAAGTTGGCGGCCAAACAGCGCATCCTCAATAAAGAGCGATTCCAGATCGATT tCATGAGCCCCATAGAATCCCGCTATAGAATTAACTGGACCCGCGATAATGTGGAGCAGGGACAGTATGTTGATTATCTTCGCTGTAAG GTGCTTTCCGATGAGTTGGACAAAATTGAAGACCTCACCCGCAAGGATTCGCATGTGTGGAGGAGCTGCCACTTGGAGTATGTGACCCTGATCGAGCAGTACAAGAATCGTATTAACATGGTCCAGCAGGCCTACGATGATGATATGGAAACTGCCGAAAATATGTTACAGGTCACCATCACTAAGGTGAACAAGTGCAAGGACGACCTGAGGTCATACAAAGAAAAAGTGGAGGATTTCCACGTGAAAATCCAAGAGGTGCGCGACAAGATTGCAAAAGAGGCGGAGAAGGAACGTGCTCGTCTGTCAGCG gcACGGGCTTCGAAGAGAATGTCCAGGATATTGGCAAGACAAAAGGAGGAGAAAAAGGCCGCCGCCAAGCAGGCTAAGTTGGAAAAAAGACTGGCCAGGCGAAATAAAACTGAAGAACCTGCTCCAACAACTTAA
- the LOC119547079 gene encoding protein FAM107B isoform X2 — MMSMTSSPPATPTGVQTDSDGLILPKKLINPCMENIDRKELHRELKFNARVGKSVLNQKSELQRAYDKQKERHAAAEQHSPDAEIVGGIPGLKGELGRVIMERAQKHEAAAKNQDQEDAEDRQYVNPEYLNVRAKLRTAQPTNH; from the exons ATGATGTCCATGACCAGCTCCCcgccggccacgcccactggcGTCCAGACGGACTCCGATGGGCTGATCCTGCCCAAGAAGCTCATCAATCCCTGCATGGAGAACATAGATCGCAAGGAACTGCATCGGGAGCTGAAATTCAATGCCAGAGT TGGCAAGAGCGTGCTGAACCAAAAATCGGAACTGCAACGTGCCTACGACAAGCAGAAGGAACGACATGCCGCCGCCGAGCAACACTCACCGGATGCGGAAATCGTGGGCGGGATTCCGGGACTGAAAGGAGAACTCGGCCGAGTGATCATGGAGCGGGCACAGAAGCACGAGGCGGCGGCCAAAAACCAGGATCAGGAGGATGCCGAGGATCGGCAGTACGTGAATCCCGAGTATCTGAACGTGCGGGCCAAACTGCGCACGGCGCAACCAACCAACCATTAA